From the Hymenobacter yonginensis genome, one window contains:
- a CDS encoding cold-shock protein, translating into MKTGKVKFFNESKGFGFIIQDENEQDIFVHQTGLIHEIRENDRVSFEVIEGKKGLNAVKVERIAAV; encoded by the coding sequence ATGAAAACAGGCAAAGTGAAGTTCTTCAACGAATCGAAGGGCTTCGGTTTTATCATCCAGGACGAAAACGAGCAGGATATTTTCGTGCACCAAACGGGTCTGATTCACGAAATCCGTGAAAACGACCGGGTTTCCTTTGAGGTAATTGAAGGTAAGAAAGGCCTCAATGCCGTGAAAGTAGAGCGTATTGCCGCCGTGTAA
- a CDS encoding DinB family protein, translating to MSQPTTRTSEFFDGLTAELTALREVTQHRFRPLTDDQLNRRPSPDTWSVGQCLEHLNIIGGFYLPTITRKLKRAQERGSTPAETVKHGYIGQKMTAALKVPPTDKPLKTPQQYAPSGSRLPRTVVEVFGRQLDELLSLLEQARRVNANAVRIPNPIIPLLWPRLTDVLEMLVVHIRRHVTQAERVLQGHGVAA from the coding sequence ATGAGTCAGCCCACCACCCGCACCTCCGAATTCTTCGATGGCCTGACTGCCGAGCTGACCGCCTTGCGTGAAGTGACGCAGCACCGCTTCCGGCCCCTGACCGACGACCAGCTGAACCGTCGACCCTCGCCCGACACCTGGAGCGTGGGCCAGTGCCTGGAACACCTCAACATCATCGGTGGCTTCTACCTGCCTACCATCACGCGCAAGCTCAAGCGGGCCCAGGAGCGCGGCAGCACCCCCGCCGAAACCGTGAAACACGGCTACATCGGCCAGAAAATGACGGCCGCCCTGAAGGTGCCGCCCACGGACAAACCTCTGAAAACGCCCCAGCAGTATGCCCCCAGCGGCTCGCGGCTGCCGCGCACCGTGGTGGAGGTGTTCGGCCGCCAGCTCGATGAGCTGCTGAGCTTGCTGGAGCAGGCCCGCCGCGTCAACGCCAACGCCGTGCGCATCCCCAACCCCATCATTCCGCTGCTCTGGCCCCGCCTCACCGACGTGCTAGAAATGCTGGTGGTGCACATCCGCCGCCACGTAACGCAGGCCGAGCGGGTGCTGCAGGGTCACGGCGTGGCGGCCTGA
- a CDS encoding porin family protein — MKSLFTALLGMATVTLAAPAAEAQISFGPRIGANFADFSYHTQASYVLNSQMRFGAQAGVAANIGFGNVAFQPALLYSQKGYRVDLEDSSPNRVSTHQEELRLNYLEVPLNVVYTANGATGLQVFAGPYFGLALSGKGKEELKYTTGSLNDILEGKYDVEFADQAGTDNSKAYYRRLDLGATFGVGYKVGPMQAQLGYAMGISNIAPNDRNNDEPKNKIRNRNLQLGLTYFFGAK, encoded by the coding sequence ATGAAGTCCCTATTTACCGCCCTGCTGGGTATGGCAACTGTAACCCTGGCTGCTCCTGCCGCTGAGGCACAAATCAGTTTTGGCCCCCGCATCGGGGCTAATTTCGCCGATTTCAGCTACCACACTCAGGCGTCGTATGTTCTAAACTCGCAAATGCGCTTTGGTGCGCAGGCTGGCGTAGCGGCCAACATTGGCTTCGGCAATGTTGCCTTTCAGCCGGCGTTGCTCTACAGCCAAAAGGGCTACCGGGTTGATTTGGAAGATTCCAGCCCTAACAGGGTCTCGACTCACCAGGAAGAACTACGCCTCAACTATCTGGAAGTACCCCTGAATGTGGTGTATACCGCTAACGGCGCCACAGGCTTGCAAGTATTTGCTGGTCCATACTTCGGGCTGGCACTGAGTGGCAAGGGCAAAGAGGAGCTGAAGTATACTACTGGCAGCCTCAACGATATTCTTGAAGGGAAATACGACGTAGAATTCGCCGACCAGGCCGGTACCGACAATTCAAAAGCTTATTACCGCCGCCTCGACCTGGGCGCCACATTTGGCGTGGGCTACAAGGTTGGCCCAATGCAGGCACAGCTCGGCTACGCCATGGGTATCAGTAACATTGCCCCCAACGACCGAAATAACGACGAGCCCAAAAACAAAATCCGCAACCGCAACCTCCAACTTGGTTTGACCTATTTTTTTGGGGCGAAGTAA
- a CDS encoding ComEA family DNA-binding protein: protein MPLPSPPPTRAQAPATGFRARFRVARRRYFGFSRRETTGFAVLLTLLLGLLVAPLLLRPHLPSYNPAADQRQLNQWATELAAKRQSRPTYAGSGSRYPRRTYPRRPRVPQVALAPFDPNRFSSLDWQARGLPAWLGERLVKYRDAVGGFRAKEQLRRAYGLSDTTYARLAPYIQLPEALPPREPRTYAARPDRATDPASRRFGAGGPAASAYPRKPRNLQPFDLNTADTTQLMQIRGIGRGLSARVVDYRQRLGGFREAGQLSELYSLRDAPDLVDSLRKYTFVRPGFVPEGVDINNAPFEVLQSHPYVGKRLARVVVAFRQQHGPFRQPTDLRQIRILDEATYEKLLPYLLIK, encoded by the coding sequence ATGCCGCTACCCTCTCCTCCCCCCACCAGGGCCCAGGCGCCCGCTACTGGTTTTCGGGCCCGGTTTCGGGTGGCGCGGCGACGCTACTTCGGGTTTTCGCGCCGCGAAACCACGGGCTTTGCGGTGCTCCTGACGCTGCTGCTAGGGCTGCTGGTGGCGCCTTTGCTGCTGCGGCCGCACCTGCCTTCCTATAATCCCGCCGCCGACCAACGCCAACTCAACCAGTGGGCCACTGAGCTGGCCGCCAAACGCCAGTCCCGCCCCACCTACGCCGGCTCCGGCAGCCGCTACCCGCGCCGCACCTATCCGCGCCGGCCCCGCGTGCCGCAGGTGGCTCTGGCTCCTTTCGACCCCAACCGGTTTTCCAGCCTCGACTGGCAGGCGCGCGGGCTGCCGGCCTGGCTGGGTGAGCGGCTGGTGAAATACCGCGACGCGGTGGGCGGCTTCCGGGCCAAAGAGCAGCTCCGGCGCGCCTACGGCCTCTCCGACACCACCTACGCCCGCCTCGCGCCCTACATCCAGCTGCCTGAGGCCCTGCCGCCGCGTGAGCCGCGCACCTACGCCGCCCGCCCCGACCGCGCCACCGACCCGGCCAGCCGCCGCTTTGGGGCCGGCGGACCGGCCGCCAGTGCCTACCCGCGCAAGCCTCGCAACCTGCAGCCCTTCGATCTGAACACGGCCGATACCACGCAGCTGATGCAGATCCGGGGCATCGGGCGGGGGCTTTCGGCGCGGGTGGTGGACTACCGGCAGCGGCTAGGCGGCTTCCGCGAGGCCGGGCAGCTGTCTGAGCTCTACAGCTTGCGCGACGCGCCCGACCTGGTGGACAGCCTGCGCAAGTACACGTTCGTGCGGCCTGGTTTCGTGCCGGAGGGCGTGGATATCAACAATGCGCCGTTTGAAGTGCTGCAAAGCCACCCCTACGTGGGCAAGCGCCTGGCCCGGGTGGTGGTGGCCTTCCGCCAGCAGCACGGTCCGTTCCGGCAGCCCACCGACCTGCGCCAGATCCGCATCCTCGACGAGGCCACCTACGAGAAGCTGCTGCCCTATCTGCTGATTAAATGA
- a CDS encoding NAD(P)/FAD-dependent oxidoreductase: MNSISTDICIIGAGPVGLFAVFEAGLLKLRCHVVDALPQVGGQLSEIYPKKPIYDIPGFPDILAGDLVNNLMRQIEPFHPTFTLGERVEGYRKLDDGSFVVTTIDGTEINCKAIAIAGGLGSFEPRKPAIEQLESFEQGKGVYYMVRDPETFRDQRLVIAGGGDSALDWTIFLANVAKEVTLVHRGTTFRGAADSAEKVKHLHEAGKVNLVLSSNVTHVHGNGQLHAVTITANDGTATELPVDSFIPLFGLTPKLGPIEDWGLELEDNAVKVNTLDYSTSEPGIFAIGDINTYPGKLKLILCGFHEAALMCQGAFKHIFPEKKYTLKYTTVNGVPTL; this comes from the coding sequence ATGAATTCTATTTCCACCGATATCTGCATCATCGGGGCCGGCCCGGTGGGGCTGTTTGCTGTATTTGAGGCCGGGCTGCTGAAGCTGCGCTGCCATGTAGTAGACGCCCTGCCCCAGGTAGGCGGGCAGCTGTCTGAAATTTATCCGAAGAAGCCCATCTACGACATTCCGGGCTTCCCGGATATTCTGGCCGGCGACCTGGTCAACAACCTGATGCGCCAGATCGAGCCCTTCCACCCCACCTTCACGCTGGGCGAGCGGGTGGAAGGCTACCGCAAGCTCGACGACGGCTCGTTTGTGGTGACCACCATCGACGGCACCGAAATCAACTGCAAAGCCATTGCCATTGCCGGCGGCCTGGGCTCGTTTGAACCCCGCAAGCCTGCCATCGAGCAGCTCGAAAGCTTCGAGCAGGGCAAGGGCGTGTACTACATGGTGCGCGACCCCGAAACCTTCCGCGACCAGCGCCTCGTCATTGCTGGCGGCGGCGACTCAGCCCTCGACTGGACTATTTTCCTGGCCAACGTAGCCAAGGAAGTGACGCTCGTGCACCGCGGCACCACCTTCCGCGGCGCCGCCGACTCGGCCGAGAAAGTGAAACACCTGCACGAGGCCGGCAAGGTGAACCTGGTGCTGAGCAGCAACGTGACGCACGTGCATGGCAACGGCCAGCTGCACGCCGTGACCATCACGGCCAACGACGGCACCGCCACCGAGCTGCCCGTGGATTCGTTCATTCCGCTGTTCGGCCTCACGCCCAAGCTCGGCCCGATTGAGGACTGGGGCCTGGAGCTGGAAGACAACGCCGTGAAGGTGAACACGCTGGACTACTCCACCTCGGAGCCCGGCATCTTCGCCATCGGCGACATCAACACGTATCCGGGCAAGCTGAAGCTGATTCTGTGCGGCTTCCACGAGGCGGCCCTCATGTGCCAGGGCGCCTTCAAGCACATCTTCCCCGAGAAGAAATACACCCTCAAGTACACCACCGTAAACGGCGTTCCGACGCTGTAA
- a CDS encoding 2Fe-2S iron-sulfur cluster-binding protein, which produces MTEDVRVYVEEAPGQRTEVSGPTDMGLSLMELLKASGYDIQATCGGMALCGTCHIEVLAGPALDEPSDDELAMLESLPVMSQGSRLSCQIRLTERLDGLVLRLMPQNT; this is translated from the coding sequence ATGACCGAAGACGTACGCGTATACGTGGAGGAAGCGCCCGGCCAGCGCACCGAAGTAAGCGGCCCCACCGACATGGGCCTCAGTCTCATGGAGCTGCTCAAGGCCAGCGGCTACGACATTCAGGCCACCTGCGGCGGCATGGCGCTGTGCGGCACCTGCCACATTGAGGTGCTGGCCGGCCCCGCCCTCGACGAGCCCTCCGACGACGAGCTGGCCATGCTGGAAAGCCTGCCGGTGATGAGCCAGGGCAGCCGCCTCTCCTGCCAGATCCGCCTCACCGAGCGCCTCGACGGCCTGGTGCTGCGCCTGATGCCGCAAAATACGTAG
- a CDS encoding alpha-2-macroglobulin family protein — protein MRSFLFSLLALLMLLPGSSQNPPTGAGPGTPAAWKKIDQLLAKDQTASADKLVEAIYQQARQRQDTPEYLRALLYKLRLLDEREEESDEKGIALVEADLKTAQFPARPILHSLLAQLYANYYQQHRYQLYDRTRAAALDPADASQADIRTWDAARLGSAVLQHYRASLLDEPQRQQQLKLAALGYAVTGGDAESSALTPTLYDLLARRAIEGLGNDEFYVTKPAEQFELTNPALFGPAAEFVQLKLTAPPADSLNGQLQVLRVLQQLTAFRLREAAANPAALADVDLARLRFVREHATLPDEDALYRAALLRAIDTYKALPIASRFMFEQANSLRETDPAQARTLALAAEKAWPKTQGAQQARNLRLEIEAVELHFTTEEVVLPGQPWLLKLNVRNVPKLYAKAYRISTVRQLRQLEKPESYDEDRFQKLYARVLAGKPAAAWPLELPGPADYRAHTVQHAGPALPVGHYLIVLSTAEEAATKEKPGVATTYAELSVSELSELRRNAAAQEGPEVLVLHRQTGSPQAGVQVLPFFQYYDQKAGQYKQRRGTAQTTTAEGLTQIALGTATGQNTQLRALLLTQGRDSLLTTQNGYYGPRRGLRELEQPQRRTFLYTDRAIYRPGQTLYFKGIFTETRAGKSQLLTRQAVSVRLVDVNGQTVQTLPFTTSDFGSFHGSVVLPTGLLNGEMSLQTDAGSVSFAVEDYKRPTFQVTFEPVTGTPVLGQSVTVRGKATAYAGQPIDGATVQYRVVRRTFWPLFGMSFRSLYGMQGPPELEILSGKAQTDSAGGFTVTFVAKGDATAGPGKRGWGPGYAFEVTADVTDAAGETRTGQQRVSLGTSALSLRLDVPEQLNREQLPPLQLLSTNAAGEPRPARGTLRLFRLTPPTRALRPRAWDRPEREALSREEFQRRFPLDAYAREDNDSTWARTLVLTQEFDTDKTPLLPNLRASLSTQEPGRYLLEATAPAATADAPEAKAEQRFTLFSATAATLPVPTFDWFVALQDSVLPGQPARFLVGSAAGARVLLEVEAKGETLRHEWLTLTANEQRVVEIPTTAALDGAELHLHLTQIRDNRLYRHEATVQVATPPAPLTLSIATFRDKLQPGQQETWRVTIRQANGQPAAAELLASLYDKSLDVFRPHSFAEPEFAQPYYPAVLAWNGRFGVEESTELFDGNPVAGPVWSLVYPHLNMWGFMGEDAIPDQTELADKAVLTRTAMGNARMEDRIEAAAMAAAPSSDGKVRMRGVAHSPKFKDAAPTVSEPAAQPDLSNVQARTDFRETALWAPAVRTNAQGEIVLEFQMPEAVTRWQLLTLAHDQQLHSGMLQRELVTQKSLQVTPNAPRFFREGDQLTFSAKLSNLTDAPISGRTQLLLLDARTQQPIEAKVLQSPAQLAFNLPARQSQAVSWSLILPETAEGQLPIEAITYKVVASGELSAAGTQLSGKDKKEQKKARRQNKQTTDNQQLTTIEDGEQNTLPVLPNRLLVTESLPLPIVGPATREFELQKLTSTTSATRRNYSLTLEMTENPAWYAVQALPYLMEYPYECSEQVFSRLYANLLAAKILQCNPRFKTMLAEWQRAAQSGDKAALTSKLDQNPELKALLLQETPWVRDAQSETERMRRLTELFDEPRLKAETARALTKLAAMQQPNGAFPWFEKMPADRYITQLIVAGFGKLRKLGAFDASQDERAAPVLRQALAYLDGELQRDYTDLRQQKGVNLKQDHLSDLQVQALYARSFWAAPAVAKAAQPALAYYQQQAATFWPARTRYLQAQIALALHRQQQPAAPRAILTALTENALHSPELGMYWKEVRGGYYWREAPTETQATLIEAFDEVQNDQKSVDEMKLWLLKQKQTQSWPSTRATADACYALLLRGSDWLQPTQPLRVTVGGKPVTPTAQQAGTGYYKVSWPAAEVQPAQGRVSVQKTDAGVAWGALYWQYFEQLDKITPAATGLQLERQLYREQRTAGGPVLERLTAASPLRVGDVLVVRLVLRADRDLEYVHLKDQRAAGLELIGQTSGYRYQGGLGYYESPRDAATNFFIGFFPKGTHTFEYRLRAAQAGNFSGGLSQLQCLYAPEFTTHSAGTRVQIAGQP, from the coding sequence ATGCGTTCCTTCCTCTTTAGTTTGCTGGCCCTGCTGATGTTGCTCCCTGGCTCCTCCCAAAACCCGCCGACGGGTGCCGGCCCCGGTACCCCCGCCGCCTGGAAGAAAATCGACCAGCTGCTGGCCAAAGACCAGACGGCCTCGGCCGATAAGCTGGTAGAGGCCATTTACCAGCAGGCCCGCCAGCGCCAGGACACGCCCGAGTACCTGCGCGCTCTTCTCTACAAGCTGCGCCTGCTGGATGAGCGCGAAGAAGAGTCTGACGAAAAAGGCATTGCCCTGGTTGAGGCCGACCTGAAAACGGCGCAGTTTCCGGCCCGGCCCATCCTGCACAGCCTGCTGGCCCAGCTCTACGCCAACTACTACCAGCAGCACCGCTACCAGCTCTACGACCGGACCCGTGCCGCCGCACTCGACCCCGCCGATGCCAGCCAAGCTGATATCCGCACCTGGGATGCCGCCCGCCTGGGCAGCGCTGTGCTGCAGCACTACCGCGCCTCTTTGCTCGATGAGCCCCAACGCCAGCAGCAGCTGAAACTGGCCGCCCTGGGCTATGCCGTAACCGGCGGCGACGCCGAAAGCAGCGCCCTCACGCCCACGCTTTACGACCTGCTGGCCCGCCGCGCCATCGAGGGCCTCGGCAACGACGAGTTCTACGTCACGAAGCCTGCCGAGCAGTTCGAGCTGACCAATCCGGCCCTGTTCGGCCCCGCCGCTGAGTTTGTGCAGCTAAAGCTGACCGCGCCACCGGCCGACTCGCTGAACGGGCAGCTGCAGGTGCTGCGGGTGTTGCAGCAGCTCACCGCCTTCCGCCTCCGCGAGGCCGCTGCCAACCCCGCCGCCCTGGCCGACGTGGACCTGGCCCGCCTGCGCTTCGTGCGCGAGCACGCCACTCTGCCCGACGAAGACGCGCTGTACCGCGCCGCCCTGCTGCGCGCCATCGACACCTACAAAGCCTTGCCGATTGCCAGCCGGTTTATGTTTGAGCAAGCCAACAGCCTGCGCGAAACCGACCCCGCCCAGGCGCGCACGCTGGCCCTGGCCGCCGAAAAAGCCTGGCCGAAGACCCAGGGCGCTCAGCAGGCCCGCAACCTGCGCCTGGAAATCGAGGCCGTGGAGCTGCACTTCACTACCGAAGAAGTGGTGTTGCCCGGCCAGCCCTGGCTGCTGAAGCTGAACGTGCGCAACGTGCCTAAGCTGTACGCCAAGGCCTACCGCATCAGCACAGTCCGGCAGCTGCGGCAGCTGGAAAAGCCGGAGTCCTACGACGAAGACCGTTTTCAGAAGCTCTACGCCCGCGTGCTGGCCGGCAAGCCCGCCGCCGCCTGGCCCCTGGAGCTGCCCGGCCCCGCCGACTACCGCGCCCACACCGTGCAGCACGCCGGCCCGGCGCTGCCGGTGGGCCACTACCTCATCGTGCTGAGCACCGCTGAGGAAGCGGCTACCAAAGAAAAGCCCGGCGTGGCTACCACCTACGCTGAGCTGAGCGTGAGCGAGCTGAGCGAATTGCGCCGCAATGCCGCCGCCCAGGAAGGCCCCGAGGTGCTCGTGCTGCACCGCCAGACCGGCTCTCCCCAGGCCGGCGTGCAGGTGCTGCCCTTCTTTCAGTATTACGACCAGAAGGCGGGCCAATACAAGCAGCGGCGCGGCACCGCGCAAACCACCACCGCCGAGGGCCTGACCCAGATTGCGCTGGGCACCGCCACCGGCCAGAACACCCAGCTCCGCGCGCTGCTGCTCACCCAGGGCCGCGACTCGCTGCTGACCACGCAAAACGGCTACTATGGTCCGCGCCGGGGCCTGCGGGAGCTGGAGCAGCCCCAGCGCCGCACCTTCCTCTACACCGACCGCGCCATCTACCGGCCCGGTCAGACGCTGTACTTCAAAGGCATCTTCACCGAAACCCGCGCCGGCAAGTCGCAGCTGCTCACCAGGCAGGCTGTGTCGGTGCGGCTCGTGGACGTGAACGGCCAGACCGTACAGACGCTGCCCTTCACCACATCCGACTTTGGCTCGTTCCACGGCTCCGTGGTGCTGCCTACCGGGTTGCTCAACGGCGAAATGAGCTTGCAGACCGACGCTGGCAGCGTCAGCTTTGCCGTCGAGGACTACAAGCGGCCCACGTTCCAGGTGACGTTTGAGCCGGTGACGGGCACGCCCGTGCTGGGCCAATCCGTGACGGTGCGGGGCAAGGCTACCGCCTACGCCGGCCAGCCCATTGATGGTGCCACGGTGCAGTACCGGGTGGTGCGGCGCACGTTCTGGCCTTTGTTCGGAATGAGCTTCCGCAGCCTGTATGGGATGCAGGGGCCGCCCGAGCTGGAAATCCTCAGCGGCAAAGCGCAGACGGACTCGGCCGGGGGCTTCACCGTCACGTTCGTGGCCAAGGGCGACGCCACGGCCGGCCCCGGCAAGCGCGGCTGGGGCCCCGGCTACGCGTTTGAGGTGACGGCCGACGTGACCGACGCGGCCGGCGAAACCCGCACCGGCCAGCAGCGCGTGAGCCTCGGCACCAGCGCTCTTTCCCTGCGCCTCGACGTGCCCGAGCAGCTCAACCGCGAGCAGCTGCCACCGTTGCAGCTCCTGAGCACCAACGCGGCCGGCGAGCCGCGCCCGGCCCGGGGCACGCTGCGCCTGTTCCGCCTCACGCCGCCCACCCGTGCCCTGCGCCCCCGCGCCTGGGACCGGCCCGAGCGCGAAGCCCTGAGCCGCGAAGAGTTCCAGCGCCGCTTCCCGCTGGACGCCTACGCCCGCGAAGACAACGACAGCACCTGGGCCCGTACCCTCGTGCTGACCCAGGAGTTCGATACAGATAAAACGCCCCTGCTGCCCAACCTGCGCGCCTCGCTGTCCACTCAGGAGCCCGGCCGCTACCTGCTGGAAGCCACCGCGCCGGCCGCCACCGCCGACGCGCCGGAGGCCAAAGCCGAGCAGCGCTTCACGCTCTTTTCAGCCACCGCCGCCACGCTGCCCGTGCCCACCTTCGACTGGTTTGTGGCCCTGCAGGATAGCGTGCTGCCCGGCCAGCCGGCCCGCTTCCTGGTAGGCAGCGCCGCCGGGGCGCGGGTGCTGCTGGAAGTGGAAGCCAAGGGCGAAACCCTGCGCCACGAGTGGCTCACGCTGACCGCCAACGAGCAGCGCGTGGTGGAAATTCCGACCACCGCCGCCCTCGACGGCGCGGAGCTGCATCTGCACCTCACGCAAATCCGCGACAACCGCCTCTACCGCCACGAAGCCACCGTGCAGGTCGCCACGCCGCCCGCGCCACTAACCCTCAGCATCGCCACCTTCCGCGACAAGCTGCAGCCCGGCCAACAGGAAACCTGGCGCGTCACCATCCGCCAGGCCAACGGCCAGCCCGCCGCGGCCGAGCTGCTGGCCTCGCTCTACGATAAGTCGCTGGACGTTTTCCGGCCGCACTCCTTCGCGGAGCCGGAGTTTGCCCAGCCATACTACCCCGCCGTGCTGGCCTGGAACGGCCGGTTTGGCGTGGAGGAATCCACGGAGCTGTTTGACGGCAACCCCGTGGCCGGTCCGGTCTGGAGCCTCGTCTACCCGCACCTCAATATGTGGGGCTTTATGGGCGAGGATGCAATTCCGGATCAGACGGAGCTTGCTGATAAAGCAGTACTAACTCGTACAGCAATGGGTAATGCGCGTATGGAAGACCGGATTGAAGCTGCTGCAATGGCAGCCGCTCCAAGCAGTGATGGTAAAGTCAGGATGCGCGGAGTGGCACATTCGCCTAAGTTTAAAGACGCGGCGCCAACTGTATCAGAACCCGCTGCCCAACCCGACCTCAGCAACGTGCAGGCCCGCACCGACTTCCGCGAAACGGCTTTGTGGGCGCCCGCCGTGCGCACCAACGCCCAAGGCGAAATCGTGCTGGAGTTCCAGATGCCCGAGGCCGTAACCCGCTGGCAACTGCTCACCCTGGCCCACGACCAGCAGCTGCACTCCGGCATGCTGCAGCGCGAGCTGGTGACCCAGAAAAGCCTGCAGGTGACGCCCAACGCCCCACGCTTCTTCCGCGAAGGCGACCAGCTCACCTTCTCGGCCAAGCTCAGCAACCTCACCGATGCGCCCATCAGCGGCCGCACCCAGTTGCTGCTGCTCGATGCCCGTACTCAGCAGCCCATCGAGGCGAAAGTGCTGCAAAGTCCCGCCCAGCTGGCGTTCAATCTGCCCGCCCGCCAGAGCCAAGCTGTGAGCTGGAGCCTCATCCTCCCCGAAACCGCCGAAGGCCAGCTACCCATCGAAGCCATAACATACAAGGTGGTGGCGTCGGGAGAGTTGTCAGCTGCCGGTACGCAGTTGTCAGGCAAGGATAAGAAGGAGCAGAAAAAGGCCCGCCGCCAGAACAAACAAACAACCGACAACCAACAACTAACAACCATCGAAGACGGCGAGCAGAACACGCTGCCGGTGCTGCCCAACCGTCTGCTGGTCACCGAAAGCCTGCCGCTGCCCATCGTGGGGCCGGCCACCCGGGAGTTTGAGCTGCAGAAGCTGACCAGCACCACCTCGGCCACCCGGCGCAACTACTCGCTCACGCTGGAAATGACCGAAAACCCGGCTTGGTACGCCGTGCAGGCGCTGCCTTACCTGATGGAGTACCCCTACGAGTGCTCCGAGCAGGTGTTCAGCCGCCTCTACGCCAACCTGCTGGCGGCCAAAATCCTGCAATGCAATCCGCGCTTCAAGACTATGCTGGCCGAGTGGCAGCGCGCCGCCCAAAGTGGGGATAAAGCCGCCCTCACCAGCAAGCTCGACCAGAACCCTGAGTTGAAGGCCCTGCTGCTCCAGGAAACGCCCTGGGTGCGCGACGCCCAGAGCGAAACCGAGCGGATGCGCCGCCTTACCGAGCTGTTCGATGAGCCCCGCCTGAAGGCCGAAACCGCCCGCGCCCTCACCAAGCTGGCCGCCATGCAGCAGCCCAACGGGGCGTTTCCGTGGTTTGAGAAGATGCCCGCTGACCGCTACATCACCCAGCTCATCGTGGCCGGCTTCGGCAAGCTGCGCAAGCTCGGTGCCTTCGATGCCAGCCAGGACGAGCGCGCCGCCCCCGTCTTGCGCCAGGCCCTGGCTTACCTCGATGGCGAGCTGCAGCGCGACTACACCGACCTGCGCCAGCAAAAGGGCGTAAATCTGAAGCAGGACCACCTTTCCGATCTGCAGGTTCAGGCGCTGTATGCCCGTAGCTTCTGGGCCGCGCCGGCCGTAGCCAAGGCCGCGCAGCCGGCGCTGGCCTACTACCAGCAGCAGGCCGCCACCTTCTGGCCCGCCCGCACCCGCTACCTGCAGGCCCAGATTGCCCTGGCCCTGCACCGCCAGCAGCAGCCCGCCGCTCCCCGCGCCATCCTCACGGCCCTCACCGAAAACGCCCTGCACTCGCCCGAGCTGGGCATGTACTGGAAGGAAGTGCGCGGCGGCTACTACTGGCGCGAAGCTCCCACCGAAACTCAGGCCACCCTCATCGAGGCTTTCGACGAGGTGCAGAACGACCAGAAATCCGTGGATGAAATGAAGCTCTGGCTGCTCAAGCAGAAGCAGACCCAGAGCTGGCCCAGCACCCGCGCCACCGCCGATGCCTGCTACGCCCTGCTGCTACGCGGCTCCGACTGGCTGCAGCCCACCCAACCCCTGCGCGTGACGGTGGGAGGGAAGCCCGTGACGCCTACCGCCCAGCAGGCCGGCACCGGCTATTACAAAGTCAGCTGGCCCGCCGCCGAAGTGCAGCCCGCGCAGGGCCGCGTATCGGTGCAGAAAACCGATGCCGGCGTGGCCTGGGGCGCGCTCTACTGGCAGTATTTCGAGCAGCTGGATAAGATAACGCCCGCCGCCACAGGCCTGCAGCTGGAGCGCCAGCTCTACCGCGAGCAACGCACCGCCGGCGGCCCGGTGCTGGAACGCCTCACCGCTGCCAGCCCCCTGCGCGTCGGCGACGTGCTGGTGGTGCGCCTGGTGCTGCGCGCCGACCGCGACCTGGAATACGTGCACCTCAAAGACCAGCGCGCTGCCGGCCTGGAGCTCATCGGCCAGACCTCTGGCTACCGCTACCAGGGCGGCCTGGGCTACTACGAGAGCCCCCGCGACGCGGCCACCAACTTCTTCATCGGCTTCTTCCCCAAAGGCACCCACACCTTCGAATACCGGCTGCGGGCGGCGCAGGCCGGCAACTTCTCGGGTGGCCTGAGCCAGCTGCAGTGCCTCTACGCGCCGGAATTCACCACCCACTCGGCCGGCACGCGCGTGCAGATTGCGGGGCAGCCGTAG
- a CDS encoding DoxX family protein, translating into MTASTRNIIAWILQVLLGLAFIASGGRKLMDLPGTVAMFGSMGMPAVVAYLVAGGELLGGIGLLIPRFVRPAALGLIIIMLGAVVMHATKIPGGLAKGVPAIVLLVLLLVVFWLRRPATSSTM; encoded by the coding sequence ATGACAGCTTCTACCCGCAACATCATTGCCTGGATTCTGCAAGTCCTGCTGGGCTTGGCCTTTATTGCATCCGGTGGCCGAAAACTCATGGATCTGCCGGGCACGGTGGCCATGTTCGGCAGTATGGGCATGCCCGCCGTGGTGGCGTATCTGGTAGCCGGCGGCGAGCTGCTGGGCGGCATCGGGCTGCTGATACCGCGCTTTGTGCGGCCGGCCGCGCTGGGGCTGATTATCATCATGCTGGGCGCGGTGGTGATGCACGCCACCAAAATTCCGGGCGGGTTGGCCAAGGGCGTACCGGCCATCGTGCTACTGGTGCTGCTGCTGGTAGTGTTCTGGCTGCGCCGCCCCGCCACCTCCTCCACCATGTAG